A stretch of Brassica napus cultivar Da-Ae chromosome C6, Da-Ae, whole genome shotgun sequence DNA encodes these proteins:
- the LOC106399936 gene encoding glutathione S-transferase T3-like, whose translation MLNSSSFVNLLASQGSVDLDSLETPLFSSQCPEESSVKERRKWSVKDDIILIGAWLNTSKDSIVSNEQKGGAFWKRIVEYYNSSPLLVGTVPRELGQCKQRWARINDLVCKFAGCYEMALREQRSGQNDHDVMKAALDIFYSDQNMKFNLEHAWRELRHDVKWCSTYLEKDKDKRKPVDSPVPEPEERPIGVKAAKAAEKRKKTGKEEELAKLEGLLEMKKQISKQSLLESLLAKPEPLSEMELALKMKLLSEMLS comes from the coding sequence ATGTTAAACTCCTCTAGTTTTGTTAACCTCTTAGCGAGCCAAGGGTCAGTTGACCTTGACTCATTAGAAACTCCTTTGTTTAGTAGCCAATGTCCTGAAGAGTCTAGTGTCAAAGAGAGGAGAAAGTGGTCTGTCAAGGATGATATAATCCTCATTGGTGCTTGGCTCAACACCAGCAAAGATTCAATAGTGAGTAATGAACAAAAAGGTGGTGCCTTCTGGAAGAGGATTGTAGAGTACTACAACTCCAGTCCTCTCCTGGTTGGGACAGTGCCAAGAGAACTAGGGCAATGCAAGCAAAGATGGGCTAGGATCAATGATTTGGTCTGTAAGTTTGCTGGCTGCTACGAAATGGCACTGAGGGAGCAGAGAAGCGGGCAAAATGACCACGATGTGATGAAGGCAGCCTTGGATATCTTCTACAGTGACCAGAACATGAAGTTCAACTTGGAACATGCGTGGAGGGAGCTTAGGCATGATGTGAAATGGTGCTCCACCTATCTGGAGAAGGACAAGGATAAGCGCAAACCAGTGGATTCTCCAGTGCCAGAGCCAGAAGAGAGACCAATAGGGGTTAAGGCTGCTAAGGCTgcggagaagaggaagaaaactggaaaagaagaagaattggcGAAGCTAGAAGGATTGTTGGAGATGAAAAAGCAAATCTCGAAGCAAAGTTTGCTAGAAAGTTTGCTTGCAAAGCCCGAGCCACTCTCTGAGATGGAATTAGCTCTCAAAATGAAACTTTTGTCTGAGATGTTGTCATGA
- the LOC106403271 gene encoding kunitz trypsin inhibitor 2-like — protein sequence MSSFPLVSFLITLLLAAAVCTHGQEWVRDTNGNRVRINDQYFIQPAGNTGNNGGGLVPLAAKISLCLLGITQALPGEPGVQVSFSFPPTLIPPLPFSPVRTNFGITIEFKSNVCKDISKFWEVDGSSLISEEPAIQIGGNPRERNSRFKIEKVGEEGRTNIYRFTTSDGTVGAIPGPLDSSQLVLTNDVAKTIFFKFIKVNAVTTDVTSTSRVEKLGLRMIL from the coding sequence ATGTCATCATTCCCATTGGTCTCTTTTCTCATTACTCTCCTGTTGGCTGCAGCTGTCTGCACCCACGGACAAGAATGGGTGAGGGACACCAACGGAAACAGAGTTCGAATCAATGATCAATACTTCATCCAACCAGCTGGCAATACCGGGAATAACGGAGGTGGCCTTGTCCCACTTGCTGCTAAAATTTCCCTTTGTCTACTTGGTATCACCCAAGCACTTCCGGGCGAACCGGGCGTGCAGGTTAGCTTCTCCTTTCCACCGACGTTGATCCCTCCCCTACCATTCTCCCCTGTCCGTACAAATTTCGGTATAACCATCGAGTTCAAGTCCAACGTCTGCAAGGACATCTCCAAGTTCTGGGAAGTCGATGGATCCTCACTGATTTCCGAAGAGCCTGCAATTCAAATCGGTGGTAACCCGCGGGAACGAAACAGCCGGTTTAAGATAGAGAAAGTGGGAGAAGAAGGAAGAACAAACATTTACAGATTTACCACTTCTGACGGAACCGTGGGAGCCATCCCAGGGCCCTTGGACAGTTCACAACTAGTTCTCACCAATGATGTGGCTAAGAccatatttttcaaattcatCAAAGTTAATGCTGTTACTACGGATGTTACTTCTACTTCTCGTGTTGAGAAGTTAGGACTAAGGATGATTTTGTAA